The Agaribacterium sp. ZY112 genome includes the window GCTATCACTACCATCAAAGGCTAAGCGTGTTTGCCCGCCTGTCATCATAAGATAAACGTCGGCGAGAATTTCGGAGTCGAGTAAGGCGCCGTGAAGATCGCGTTGGCTATTATCTATGCCATAGCGTTTGCACAGTGCATCTAGATTGTTTTTTTGTCCTGGATGCTTATCGCGTGCAAGCTTAAGGGTATCGAGGATACCACAGCGGCTTTCCAGTGGAGCGACACCTGCGTTGAGCAGCTTAAACTCGTGATTTAAAAAGCCCACATCAAAGGGAGCGTTGTGAATGACTAGTTCTGCCCCATCAACAAAGTCAATGAACTCATTAACAATACGGGCAAACACAGGTTTATCAGTTAGAAATTCATTGGTAATACCGTGAACTTCCATTGCTCCTTGATCAACTTCTCGTTGAGGGTTGATGTATTGGTGGTAGTGTCGGCCTGTTAACTTTCGATTAATGAGTTCAACACAGCCGATCTCAATGATTCGGTGACCGGCAGAAGGCTCTAAACCCGTTGTTTCAGTATCAAGTACAACTTGGCGCATCATTAGAGTTCCTCTATACCGCGATTAGCAAGATCATCTGCCAGTTCGTTACCTGGGTGACCGCTGTGCCCTTTTACCCAATGCCACTTGATTGTATGCCGTTGAGTCGCTTCATCAAGGGCCACCCAAAGGTCTTTGTTCTTCACTTCTTTTTTAGCTGAGGTGCGCCAACCATTGCG containing:
- the dnaQ gene encoding DNA polymerase III subunit epsilon codes for the protein MRQVVLDTETTGLEPSAGHRIIEIGCVELINRKLTGRHYHQYINPQREVDQGAMEVHGITNEFLTDKPVFARIVNEFIDFVDGAELVIHNAPFDVGFLNHEFKLLNAGVAPLESRCGILDTLKLARDKHPGQKNNLDALCKRYGIDNSQRDLHGALLDSEILADVYLMMTGGQTRLAFDGSDSSSSGGGSETIEAVTGRQGGFVLTANAKELERHEAKLDTIAKKSGDAVIWRR